In Xylanibacter ruminicola 23, a single genomic region encodes these proteins:
- the gldE gene encoding gliding motility-associated protein GldE, whose amino-acid sequence MDYLQQILSEVTVTAPTMGAVIAIIIAGLLLLFSGFASGSEIAFFSLSPNDLNELNDEKNDSDKNILQLREDSERTLATILITNNLVNVTIIMLCNYFFAHVVDFGGAYWLQFVVITVLLTFLLLLFGEIMPKVYAGQRALSFCRRVAGSIMVLRKLFYPLSSVLIRSGIIAEKVVQKENRALSVDDLEQALELTDKEELKDEKNMLEGIVRFGDETAKEVMTSRQDVVDLDFSLPFPEVLKCIIENNYSRIPVYQDTIDNIRGILYIKDLLPHLSKPATFRWQSLIRPPYFVPETKKIDDLLRDFQENKVHIAIVVDEFGGTSGIITLEDILEEIVGEINDEYDEEEKSYTRINANTYIFEGKTLLSDFYKILDIDDETFEDVEGDADSLAGLLLEIKGDFPELHERLDYKNFTFEVTELDGHRISKIKVVIHENIS is encoded by the coding sequence ATGGACTATCTTCAACAAATCCTGAGTGAAGTAACTGTCACAGCACCAACCATGGGTGCTGTGATAGCTATTATAATAGCAGGTTTACTTCTTTTGTTTTCCGGTTTTGCCTCTGGCTCTGAAATTGCATTCTTCTCACTGTCGCCTAACGATTTGAATGAGCTGAACGACGAGAAGAACGATTCGGATAAGAATATTCTTCAATTACGCGAGGATTCGGAGCGTACACTGGCTACGATACTGATTACTAACAATCTGGTAAACGTAACCATTATCATGCTCTGCAACTATTTCTTTGCACATGTAGTGGATTTCGGCGGTGCCTATTGGCTGCAGTTTGTAGTCATTACTGTATTGCTCACATTCCTGTTGTTGCTGTTTGGCGAAATTATGCCAAAGGTTTATGCAGGTCAGCGTGCCTTATCTTTCTGCCGTAGGGTAGCAGGTAGCATCATGGTGCTGCGCAAGTTGTTCTATCCATTATCATCGGTACTCATCCGCTCGGGTATCATCGCCGAGAAGGTGGTACAGAAGGAGAATCGTGCACTGAGCGTAGACGACCTGGAGCAGGCTCTGGAACTTACCGATAAAGAGGAGTTGAAGGACGAAAAGAATATGCTTGAGGGTATTGTGCGCTTTGGCGATGAAACTGCCAAAGAGGTAATGACCAGTCGTCAGGATGTGGTTGACCTCGACTTTAGTCTGCCTTTCCCCGAAGTATTGAAATGTATTATCGAGAATAATTATTCGCGTATTCCTGTTTATCAGGATACCATTGATAATATCCGCGGTATCCTTTATATCAAGGATTTGCTGCCACACCTGTCAAAGCCTGCCACTTTCCGTTGGCAGTCATTGATACGTCCACCATATTTTGTACCAGAGACAAAGAAAATCGACGATTTGCTGCGCGATTTCCAGGAGAACAAGGTACACATTGCTATTGTGGTAGATGAGTTTGGCGGTACTAGCGGTATTATTACGCTCGAGGATATCCTGGAGGAAATTGTAGGCGAAATTAATGACGAGTACGACGAGGAAGAGAAGTCGTACACACGTATTAATGCCAACACCTATATATTCGAGGGAAAGACCTTGCTAAGCGATTTCTACAAGATTCTGGACATCGATGACGAGACATTCGAAGATGTTGAGGGTGATGCAGATTCGCTGGCAGGACTGCTGCTTGAGATAAAGGGTGATTTCCCCGAACTGCACGAGCGTTTGGACTACAAGAACTTTACCTTCGAGGTTACGGAGTTAGATGGTCATCGTATTTCGAAGATTAAAGTTGTAATCCATGAGAATATTTCCTAA
- a CDS encoding single-stranded DNA-binding protein: MNKVMLIGNVGQDPEVRYVDQGVAVARIRLATTERGYTLQNGTQVPDHTDWHNVILWRRLAEIVEKYVHKGDKLYIEGRIRYTTYDDKQGQRRYATEIWADNMEMLSPKSDNGLSSTNPE, translated from the coding sequence ATGAATAAGGTAATGCTTATTGGCAATGTTGGCCAAGACCCCGAAGTAAGATATGTTGACCAAGGTGTAGCAGTTGCTCGTATCAGATTAGCAACAACCGAACGTGGTTATACGCTGCAGAATGGCACACAGGTGCCCGATCATACAGATTGGCATAATGTAATTCTTTGGCGTCGACTGGCTGAGATTGTAGAGAAATACGTACATAAGGGAGATAAGCTTTATATAGAGGGCCGCATCCGCTATACTACGTACGATGACAAACAAGGTCAGCGTCGTTATGCCACCGAGATATGGGCGGATAATATGGAAATGCTTTCACCAAAATCAGACAATGGACTATCTTCAACAAATCCTGAGTGA
- the nspC gene encoding carboxynorspermidine decarboxylase: MNTPIYIIEETKLRRNLSLIAEVAAKADIEVILAFKAFALWKTFPIFREYINSTTASSLSEARLAFEEFKAPAHTYSPAYTEEEFPEIVKCSSHITFNSLSQYERFHEQAKSASLGLRVNPEYSEVSTLLYNPCAPGTRFGITADKLPEQLPADIEGFHCHTLCESGPDVFQRTLVHIEEKFAKWFPQLKWINFGGGHLMTRKDYDVELLIKIIHDFKKRYPWLKIILEPGSAFAWQTGPLVSHVVDIVEDKGIKTAILDVSFTCHMPDCLEMPYMPEVRGAEIVEMEKATEPMTYRLGGNSCLSGDFMGSWLFDHELKVGEEIIFEDMIHYTTVKTCTFNGISHPAIGMLHANGKLEILRSFGYEDYRNRMD, translated from the coding sequence ATGAATACACCTATTTATATTATAGAAGAAACAAAGCTTCGCCGTAACCTCAGTTTGATTGCTGAAGTTGCGGCGAAAGCCGATATTGAGGTTATACTTGCTTTCAAGGCTTTTGCCCTTTGGAAGACATTCCCCATTTTCCGTGAGTACATTAACAGCACCACAGCAAGTTCGCTGTCGGAGGCCCGTTTGGCATTCGAGGAGTTTAAGGCACCCGCCCACACATACTCGCCAGCCTATACCGAAGAGGAGTTCCCCGAGATTGTGAAATGTTCATCGCATATCACATTCAACTCGCTTTCGCAATATGAGCGATTCCACGAGCAAGCCAAATCGGCATCATTAGGTTTGCGTGTTAATCCCGAATACTCCGAGGTTAGTACCTTATTATATAATCCATGCGCACCTGGTACCCGTTTTGGTATTACTGCCGACAAATTACCCGAGCAGTTACCTGCCGACATCGAAGGCTTCCACTGTCACACACTCTGCGAAAGCGGACCAGATGTATTCCAACGCACACTGGTACACATCGAGGAGAAATTTGCCAAGTGGTTTCCACAACTCAAATGGATTAATTTTGGTGGCGGTCATCTGATGACTCGCAAAGATTACGATGTAGAACTGCTTATTAAAATCATACACGACTTTAAGAAACGCTATCCATGGTTGAAGATTATTCTGGAACCAGGTAGTGCTTTTGCATGGCAAACCGGCCCTTTGGTATCGCACGTAGTAGATATCGTAGAAGACAAAGGTATTAAAACTGCCATTCTTGATGTAAGCTTTACCTGCCACATGCCCGACTGTTTGGAGATGCCATACATGCCCGAAGTACGAGGTGCCGAGATAGTAGAGATGGAAAAAGCTACCGAACCTATGACTTATCGTTTGGGAGGTAACAGTTGTTTGAGTGGCGATTTTATGGGTTCGTGGCTTTTTGATCACGAATTAAAAGTTGGTGAAGAAATTATTTTCGAGGATATGATTCACTACACAACCGTAAAAACTTGCACTTTTAACGGAATTTCACATCCAGCTATAGGTATGTTGCATGCAAATGGCAAATTAGAGATTTTACGCAGTTTTGGGTACGAAGACTACCGAAATCGCATGGATTAG
- a CDS encoding hybrid sensor histidine kinase/response regulator encodes MDVADTLESKINRSEYKVLIVDDVVSNVLLLKILLTNEKFQVCTANNGTTCIEQAKKEHPDLILLDVMMPDISGFDTAVILKKDEETKDIPIIFLTALNTPQDLVHGFQVGANDFLTKPFNKEELVMRVMQQISLVAAKRIIEQQNRDLRATLSNRDKMYSVIAHDLRSPMASIRMVLNLVVASTSPETVGAELYELLDKANRESEDVHDLLDNLLKWTKSQTGRLSVVVQDLDLNDIIPGVVEIFEMIAQTKHIKLVLQPSASNLIVTADNDMLKTVMRNFLSNAIKFSPENSTIEISMVAEGDFAKISVTDHGVGIAADRIGSIFRKGDTTYGTGGEEGSGLGLQLCQDFARKNGGDCYVESIEGQGSTFSFTVPLKK; translated from the coding sequence ATGGACGTAGCAGATACACTTGAATCCAAAATAAACCGCAGTGAGTACAAAGTACTTATTGTAGACGACGTTGTTAGTAATGTCTTACTTTTGAAGATATTGCTGACAAACGAGAAATTTCAGGTATGTACCGCCAATAACGGCACCACATGTATTGAGCAGGCCAAGAAGGAACATCCCGACCTGATTCTGCTTGATGTAATGATGCCCGATATCAGCGGTTTTGATACAGCAGTAATCCTGAAGAAAGACGAAGAGACAAAGGATATTCCCATTATCTTCCTCACGGCATTGAATACACCTCAGGATCTGGTACATGGATTCCAGGTAGGTGCTAACGACTTTCTGACCAAGCCTTTTAATAAGGAAGAACTGGTTATGCGTGTGATGCAGCAGATTTCGCTGGTAGCCGCCAAGCGTATCATCGAGCAGCAGAACCGCGACCTGCGCGCCACACTTTCGAACCGCGATAAGATGTACTCGGTAATTGCTCACGATCTTCGTTCGCCAATGGCCAGCATCCGAATGGTATTGAATCTGGTAGTTGCATCAACTTCGCCCGAAACCGTAGGCGCCGAACTTTACGAACTGCTTGATAAAGCCAATCGTGAATCAGAAGATGTTCACGACCTGCTGGACAATCTGCTGAAATGGACTAAGAGTCAGACAGGTCGTTTGAGCGTGGTAGTTCAGGATCTGGATTTGAACGATATCATTCCTGGTGTGGTTGAGATATTCGAGATGATTGCACAAACCAAGCACATCAAGTTAGTTCTTCAGCCATCAGCAAGCAATCTGATTGTAACTGCTGATAACGATATGCTTAAAACAGTGATGCGTAACTTTCTGTCGAATGCCATCAAGTTCTCACCAGAGAATTCTACCATCGAGATCAGCATGGTTGCCGAAGGTGATTTCGCAAAGATCAGCGTAACCGACCATGGTGTGGGTATCGCAGCCGATCGTATCGGCTCTATTTTCCGCAAGGGCGACACCACCTACGGAACCGGCGGCGAAGAAGGTTCGGGACTTGGACTCCAACTCTGTCAGGACTTTGCCCGTAAGAATGGCGGTGATTGTTATGTAGAATCTATCGAAGGTCAAGGTAGTACTTTTAGTTTTACTGTTCCACTAAAGAAATAA
- the carB gene encoding carbamoyl-phosphate synthase (glutamine-hydrolyzing) large subunit, with product MKDNNIKKVLLLGSGALKIGEAGEFDYSGSQALKALREEGVKTVLINPNIATVQTSEGVADEIYFLPVQPYFVERVIEKERPDGILLAFGGQTALNCGVELYQSGVLEKYGVKVLGTPVQAIMDTEDRELFVKKLDEIGVKTIKSEACSDIESARKAAKALGYPVILRAAYALGGLGSGFCDNEEELNKLAEKAFAFSPQVLVEKSLKGWKEIEYEVVRDKYDNCITVCNMENFDPLGIHTGESIVIAPSQTLTNSEYHKLRALAIKIIRHIGIVGECNVQYAFDPQSEDYRVIEVNARLSRSSALASKATGYPLAFVAAKLGMGYGLFELKNSVTKTTSAFFEPALDYVVCKIPRWDLSKFHGVDKELGSSMKSVGEVMAIGRNFEEAIQKGLRMIGQGMHGFVENKELKINDIDAALREPTDKRIFVISKAMHDKQYDIDRIHELTKIDKWFLQKLKHIIDIDEQLKKQNINTIEKDLLRQAKVYGFTDFQIARAIGLEGESRNMHEASLLVRNRRKQFGILPVVKQIDTLAAEYPAQTNYLYVTYSGVASDIQFENDKKSIIVLGSGAYRIGSSVEFDWCGVQALNTIRKEGWRSVMINYNPETVSTDYDMCDRLYFDELTFERVLDIIDMEQPHGVIVSTGGQIPNNLAVYLDEQHVNILGTQAVDIDGAEDRAKFSQMLNEIGVNQPEWSALTSMEDIDNFVDRVGFPVLVRPSYVLSGAAMNVCSNKEELEKFLQLAANVSEDHPVVVSKFIENAKEIEMDAVAKDGEIMAYAISEHIEFAGVHSGDATIQFPPQKLYVETVRRIKRISRQIAKALHINGPFNIQYMARENDILVIECNLRASRSFPFVSKVLKLNLIDLATKVMLGLPVEKPKKNLFDLDYVGIKASQFSFNRLQKADPVLGVDMASTGEVGCIGDNTNTALLKAMLSVGHRIPKKTVLLSTGSAKQKAEMLDAARQLVENGYELYATGGTSKYLTDNGIANTLVHWPSDNAQPQALDLLHEHKIDMVVNIPKNLTTHELTNGYKIRRAAIDLNVPLITNSRLASAFIHAFCSIKLNEIGIKSWSEYR from the coding sequence ATGAAAGATAATAATATAAAGAAAGTGCTGTTGCTGGGTAGCGGCGCATTGAAGATAGGCGAGGCCGGAGAGTTTGACTATAGTGGTTCGCAGGCTCTGAAAGCACTGCGCGAAGAGGGTGTAAAAACAGTTTTGATTAACCCTAACATCGCCACCGTGCAGACATCAGAGGGTGTAGCCGACGAGATTTACTTCCTGCCTGTTCAGCCTTATTTCGTAGAGCGAGTAATCGAGAAGGAGCGCCCCGATGGCATCCTGCTGGCATTCGGTGGTCAGACTGCTCTGAACTGCGGTGTTGAGCTTTACCAGAGCGGCGTACTGGAGAAGTATGGCGTAAAGGTACTGGGTACACCTGTACAGGCTATCATGGATACCGAGGACCGCGAGCTGTTTGTAAAGAAGCTCGACGAGATTGGCGTAAAGACCATCAAGAGCGAGGCTTGCTCTGATATCGAGAGCGCACGTAAGGCCGCTAAGGCACTGGGCTATCCAGTTATCCTGCGTGCAGCATACGCACTCGGCGGTCTGGGTTCTGGTTTCTGCGACAACGAAGAGGAGCTCAACAAGCTGGCCGAGAAAGCCTTTGCCTTCTCGCCACAGGTGCTGGTTGAGAAATCGCTGAAGGGATGGAAGGAAATTGAGTACGAAGTAGTACGCGATAAATACGATAACTGTATCACCGTATGTAACATGGAGAACTTCGACCCCCTGGGAATCCACACAGGTGAGTCGATCGTTATCGCTCCTTCACAGACTCTGACCAACTCAGAATATCATAAGCTGCGTGCACTGGCCATCAAGATTATCCGTCACATCGGTATCGTAGGTGAGTGTAACGTACAATATGCTTTCGACCCACAGTCGGAAGACTATCGTGTAATTGAGGTAAATGCCCGCTTGAGCCGTTCATCAGCACTGGCATCAAAGGCCACTGGTTATCCCTTGGCTTTCGTAGCTGCCAAATTAGGTATGGGCTACGGACTGTTCGAGCTGAAGAACTCGGTTACCAAGACAACAAGTGCTTTCTTCGAGCCTGCTCTCGACTACGTGGTTTGTAAGATTCCACGTTGGGACCTCTCAAAGTTCCATGGTGTAGATAAGGAGCTCGGTTCATCGATGAAGTCGGTAGGCGAGGTAATGGCCATCGGTCGCAACTTTGAGGAGGCTATCCAGAAGGGCTTGCGTATGATTGGTCAGGGCATGCACGGATTTGTAGAGAACAAAGAACTGAAGATTAACGATATCGATGCTGCCCTGCGCGAGCCAACCGATAAGCGTATCTTCGTCATCTCGAAGGCCATGCACGACAAGCAGTACGATATCGATCGTATTCACGAACTGACCAAGATTGACAAGTGGTTCCTGCAGAAACTGAAGCACATTATCGACATCGACGAGCAGCTGAAGAAACAGAATATCAACACCATCGAGAAGGACCTGCTGCGCCAGGCTAAAGTTTACGGATTTACCGATTTCCAGATTGCCCGCGCTATTGGTTTGGAGGGCGAGAGCCGCAACATGCACGAAGCCTCGTTGCTGGTTCGCAACCGTCGTAAGCAGTTCGGTATCCTGCCTGTAGTAAAGCAGATCGACACTTTGGCTGCCGAATACCCCGCGCAAACTAACTATCTGTATGTAACCTACAGCGGTGTAGCCAGCGACATACAGTTTGAGAACGACAAAAAGAGTATCATCGTACTTGGTTCAGGTGCTTATCGCATCGGTTCGTCGGTAGAGTTCGACTGGTGCGGTGTTCAGGCTCTGAACACTATCCGCAAGGAAGGCTGGCGCAGCGTGATGATTAACTACAACCCCGAGACGGTATCTACCGACTACGACATGTGTGATCGTCTGTACTTCGACGAGCTTACATTCGAGCGTGTATTGGATATCATCGATATGGAACAGCCTCACGGTGTGATTGTATCTACCGGTGGTCAGATTCCTAACAACCTGGCAGTATATCTGGATGAGCAGCACGTGAACATTCTCGGTACACAGGCCGTTGATATCGATGGCGCCGAGGACCGCGCCAAGTTCTCGCAGATGCTGAACGAGATTGGTGTAAACCAGCCAGAGTGGAGCGCACTCACATCGATGGAGGATATCGACAACTTTGTTGACCGTGTAGGATTCCCTGTACTGGTTCGTCCATCATACGTACTCTCGGGTGCTGCCATGAACGTTTGTTCAAACAAGGAGGAGCTTGAGAAGTTCCTGCAGCTGGCAGCCAACGTATCAGAGGATCACCCTGTAGTGGTTTCGAAATTCATCGAGAACGCCAAGGAAATCGAGATGGATGCCGTGGCTAAGGACGGTGAGATTATGGCCTACGCCATCAGCGAACATATCGAGTTTGCCGGTGTACACTCAGGCGACGCTACCATCCAGTTCCCACCACAGAAACTGTATGTTGAGACCGTTCGCCGTATCAAGCGTATCTCACGCCAGATTGCCAAGGCCCTGCACATCAATGGTCCGTTCAACATCCAGTATATGGCTCGCGAGAACGACATCCTGGTTATCGAGTGTAACCTGCGCGCATCGCGTAGTTTCCCATTCGTAAGCAAGGTGCTCAAGCTGAACCTCATCGATCTGGCCACTAAGGTTATGCTCGGTCTGCCTGTAGAGAAGCCCAAGAAAAACCTGTTCGACCTCGACTATGTAGGTATCAAGGCTTCGCAGTTCAGCTTTAACCGTCTGCAGAAGGCCGACCCCGTACTGGGTGTAGATATGGCATCTACCGGTGAGGTAGGCTGTATCGGTGATAACACCAACACTGCACTGCTCAAGGCTATGCTCAGCGTTGGTCATCGCATTCCAAAGAAGACAGTTCTGCTCTCAACAGGTTCGGCCAAGCAGAAGGCAGAGATGCTGGATGCCGCCCGACAGCTGGTTGAAAACGGCTACGAGCTGTATGCTACAGGCGGTACCTCAAAGTACCTTACCGACAACGGCATTGCCAACACACTGGTACACTGGCCATCTGACAACGCCCAGCCACAGGCACTCGATCTGCTGCATGAGCACAAGATCGACATGGTAGTGAACATTCCTAAGAATCTTACTACCCATGAGCTTACCAACGGCTACAAGATTCGTCGTGCAGCCATCGATCTGAACGTACCACTGATTACCAACAGTCGACTGGCAAGTGCATTTATCCATGCATTCTGTAGCATTAAACTGAACGAAATTGGTATCAAATCTTGGTCAGAATATAGGTAG